The following are encoded in a window of Haloarcula hispanica ATCC 33960 genomic DNA:
- a CDS encoding PDDEXK family nuclease: MLRVGDKEDVSTLETVSLKEEGFREDDLREWIINSPESILGEDFRLVGREVSVKQIGDGIDLLAIDRDANVVAIELKRGALKPKVDFQGLKYAAYTSHWDYSKLRDQFEKFKSTSWGRTLYEEETTFTEVLDEFCNEDYTLNQDQRIVFVGESVRERLDIVLRWLSDRSIDISVIEFQLLKDGDRLYLDAEQTIPTPEHTVTDVSPDTSDEPWKEDGQSWHLNERSNEETAGLLEDVTAALQELEFLNGPEWGQKHYVAFNKGRKRRTAIRTKRTLFHIDLYDVDTASLDAAEIADALGIDAESVAVKEDMRGSGRSGVRITCNPNQEIDFDALESQAREILGETTE, from the coding sequence ATGCTTAGAGTCGGGGACAAGGAAGACGTTTCCACGTTAGAAACGGTCTCCCTGAAGGAAGAGGGATTTCGTGAGGATGACCTCCGAGAGTGGATTATCAATAGTCCCGAGAGCATCCTCGGAGAGGACTTTCGACTGGTCGGACGGGAGGTCTCTGTAAAGCAGATCGGCGATGGCATCGACCTTCTCGCCATCGACCGAGACGCTAACGTGGTCGCTATCGAACTCAAACGAGGCGCGCTAAAGCCGAAGGTCGATTTTCAGGGACTCAAGTACGCCGCCTACACCTCGCACTGGGATTACTCCAAACTCCGCGACCAGTTCGAGAAGTTCAAGTCCACGTCGTGGGGTCGGACGCTCTATGAAGAGGAAACCACGTTTACCGAGGTGCTTGACGAGTTCTGCAACGAGGACTACACGCTCAATCAGGATCAGCGAATCGTCTTCGTCGGTGAATCCGTCCGCGAGCGGCTGGACATCGTGCTCCGGTGGCTCAGCGACAGATCGATCGACATCTCCGTCATCGAGTTCCAGCTCCTCAAGGACGGCGACCGGCTGTATCTTGACGCAGAGCAGACGATCCCGACACCAGAACACACCGTGACGGACGTAAGTCCCGACACCTCTGACGAGCCGTGGAAGGAGGACGGACAGAGTTGGCACCTCAACGAGCGTTCAAATGAGGAAACAGCCGGTTTGCTGGAAGACGTCACAGCCGCGCTGCAGGAACTGGAGTTCCTCAACGGGCCGGAGTGGGGGCAGAAGCACTACGTCGCGTTCAACAAGGGCCGAAAACGTCGCACCGCGATCCGGACGAAGCGGACGCTGTTCCACATCGACCTGTACGACGTCGATACGGCGTCGCTTGACGCTGCGGAGATTGCGGATGCACTCGGGATCGATGCCGAGTCGGTTGCAGTCAAAGAGGATATGCGGGGCAGTGGCCGAAGCGGAGTGAGAATCACCTGTAACCCGAATCAGGAGATCGATTTTGACGCGCTTGAATCTCAGGCTCGGGAGATACTCGGCGAGACTACCGAGTGA
- a CDS encoding BREX protein BrxB domain-containing protein gives MTTKRPFRDFTDRIAQFADGRRGIRNPFVIVPVQPKYERRVAERLTEWATNPHRTEEFPDDGTVQILRLDEVFVETEVFELAVDLGKHSQPATITETMQDRLAEELVGIMLDRIEAPGEQRHVVLLTHLGSLYPFTRASELLDELDRRNVQSTIGIPFPGDIVGGKLSFFGEESRNYYPAHQIEGRVEGVHLQ, from the coding sequence ATGACGACAAAACGTCCCTTCCGGGACTTCACGGATCGGATCGCACAGTTCGCCGACGGGCGACGCGGCATCCGAAACCCGTTCGTCATCGTTCCCGTCCAGCCGAAGTACGAGCGACGCGTCGCCGAACGGCTCACCGAGTGGGCGACGAACCCGCACCGAACCGAGGAGTTCCCGGACGACGGAACCGTCCAGATCCTCCGGTTAGACGAGGTGTTCGTCGAAACAGAAGTCTTCGAACTCGCAGTTGACCTCGGGAAGCACAGCCAACCAGCGACGATCACCGAAACGATGCAAGACCGGCTAGCGGAAGAACTGGTCGGAATTATGCTCGATAGGATCGAGGCACCGGGCGAGCAGCGACACGTCGTCCTCCTCACACATCTCGGCAGCCTCTACCCGTTCACGCGTGCGTCGGAGCTCCTCGACGAACTCGACCGTCGCAACGTCCAGTCGACTATCGGCATTCCGTTCCCCGGAGATATCGTCGGTGGGAAGCTGAGTTTCTTCGGCGAGGAATCGCGTAACTACTACCCGGCCCACCAGATCGAAGGCCGGGTTGAGGGGGTGCATCTCCAATGA